The genome window GGCGGGCAGCGACAGCACGACCGTCAGGCCACCGCCCGGGGTGTCCTCGGCCCGGATCGAGCCCTGCATGGCCTCCATGAACCCCTTCGCGACGCTGAGGCCGAGGCCCACGCCCGTCTCGCCCTGGTCCCCGCGGTCGCCCCGGTCGCCGAGGCGCTCGAAGGGCGCGAACACGGTCTCGGCGGCATCTTCGGGCAGCCCCGGCCCGTGGTCGACCACCCGCAGCTCCACCCACGACGCGTGTTCGCTCGCGCGCACGCTGACGCGGCCGCCGTCCGGGCGCCCGTACTTCAACGCGTTCTGCACGACGTTGGCGACCACGCGCTCCAGCAGTCCGGCGTCGGCGAGCACGTCCGGCAGCGACTCGTCGGTGTCGATGTCGACGTGCTGCCAGCCGTCCAGCCCGGCCAGCGCGCGGAAGACGATCTCGTCGTAGCCGACCGGGTCGAGCCGGGGCACGATCGCCCCGGTGGCAAGCCGCGAGGAGTCCAGCAGGTTGTCCACCAGCGCGGTCAGCCGGTCCGCCGACTCCTCCACCCCGGCCAGCAGCTCGGTGGTGTCCTCCTCCGAAAGCGTCAGGTCCGGTGCGCGCAGGCTGCTCACCGACGCCTTGATCGAGGCCAGCGGGGTCCGCAGGTCGTGGCCGACCGCCGACAGCAGGGCCGTGCGCAGCTCCGTCGCGTCGGCGCGGCGCTGCGCTTCCCGCGCCTCGGTGGCCATCCGCTGCTGGCGCAGCGCCACCAGCGCCTGCCCGGCCGCGCCTTCGAGCACCGTGCGGTCGGCGGCGGGCAGCGCCCGGTCGCCGGGGCCCTTCAGCACCAGGTGCACGTCCGGGTTCACCTCGATGTCCACATCGGACTTGCCCGGGCTGGTGCAGGGTTGCGGGCCGGTCGACGCGGCGACGTGCCAGTCGCCGTCCTGGCGCTCCAGCAGCGCCGCCGAGGTCAGCCCGAAGTTCTCCACCACCTTCTCCAGCAGGCGCGGCAGCGGATCGGGGTGGGTGAGCACGGTGCGGGCGTAGGAGGCCAGCAGGGCGGCCTCGGTGCGGGCGTGCGCGGCGCGCTCGGCCAGCCGGGCGGCGCGGTCGACCAGGATCGCCACCAGCAGCCCGACGAACAGCATCGCCAGCAGGGTCACCAGGTTCTGCGGCTCGGAGACCGTCAGCGAGTACAGCGGCGGGGTCAGGAAGAAGTTGAGCAGTCCGCCCGACAGCAGCGCCGCCGTGATCGCCGGCGCCATCCCGCCGACCAGGGCCACGACGACGGTGGCCAGGAAGTAGCCGACCACGTCGGCCGACAGCGCCAGCGCCCCGGAGGAGTAGGCGATCGCCGTGACCGCGCTGGGCAGCGCCAGCGCCAGCACCCAGCCCCACAGCTGGCGGGCCGACGACAGCGGGTTGCGCGCGATCTTCTTGAGCAGCCGCCGCCCGCCCGCCTCGGGGTGGGTGACCATGTGCACGTCGATCGAGCCGGACTTCTGCACGACCGCGGCTCCGATCCCCTCGTCGAGCAGCCGCGCCCACCGCGACCGGCGGGACGTGCCGACCACGAGCTGGGTGGCGTCGGCACCGCGGGCGAACTCCAGCAGGG of Saccharopolyspora erythraea contains these proteins:
- a CDS encoding sensor histidine kinase; translation: MAGKSARRGELRIYLGAAPGVGKTYAMLGEAHRRAARGTDVVVGLVETHAREKTAALLDGLEAVPRRRIAHRGVEVTEMDLDAVLARRPEVAVVDELAHTNAPGSRNEKRWQDIDELLDAGINVLSTVNVQHLESLNDVVEAITGVRQQETVPDEVVRRAGQIELADITPEALRRRMAHGNVYSADRVDAALGNYFRTGNLTALRELALLWLADQVDVALRRYRAERKITDTWEARERVVVAITGGPESETLIRRARRIAARAGAELQVVHVLRGDGLAGASPGNLARARRLADGVGASFHTVVGDDVPEALLEFARGADATQLVVGTSRRSRWARLLDEGIGAAVVQKSGSIDVHMVTHPEAGGRRLLKKIARNPLSSARQLWGWVLALALPSAVTAIAYSSGALALSADVVGYFLATVVVALVGGMAPAITAALLSGGLLNFFLTPPLYSLTVSEPQNLVTLLAMLFVGLLVAILVDRAARLAERAAHARTEAALLASYARTVLTHPDPLPRLLEKVVENFGLTSAALLERQDGDWHVAASTGPQPCTSPGKSDVDIEVNPDVHLVLKGPGDRALPAADRTVLEGAAGQALVALRQQRMATEAREAQRRADATELRTALLSAVGHDLRTPLASIKASVSSLRAPDLTLSEEDTTELLAGVEESADRLTALVDNLLDSSRLATGAIVPRLDPVGYDEIVFRALAGLDGWQHVDIDTDESLPDVLADAGLLERVVANVVQNALKYGRPDGGRVSVRASEHASWVELRVVDHGPGLPEDAAETVFAPFERLGDRGDRGDQGETGVGLGLSVAKGFMEAMQGSIRAEDTPGGGLTVVLSLPAARPVAGGGVGAVGDGAVGVGSVDGVADGGGPVAHGGGAVPGVAAPADVEEQGRR